One Hippocampus zosterae strain Florida unplaced genomic scaffold, ASM2543408v3 HiC_scaffold_120, whole genome shotgun sequence genomic window carries:
- the LOC127594419 gene encoding uncharacterized protein LOC127594419 codes for MSKKVEKKGSEKLSEKGSVKDLKPSKAFDPNKYAKTGIPVATISKMKDCFDLFDRDSSGSMSPDELISGLMALGIEEEANKICTLVRSISADRGIEEIDFENFVTMFCSPSTGSDERTKTVFKEYDKLKERYTDPEIELMLYHADKDKDGHLTYEEFEAVLKKYGR; via the exons atgtcgAAGAAGGTAGAGAAGAAGGGGTCCGAGAAGCTGTCCGAAAAGGGCTCCGTGAAAGACCTGAAGCCCAGCAAGGCGTTCGACCCCAACAAGTACGCGAAAACGGGAATCCCGGTGGCCACCATCAGCAAGATGAAGGACTGCTTCGACCTGTTCGACCGGGACAGCTCGGGCAGCATGTCCCCCGACGAGCTGATCTCGGGGCTGATGGCGCTCGGCATCGAGGAGGAGGCGAACAAGATCTGCACCCTGGTGCGCTCCATCTCTGCGGACCGCGGCATCGAGGAGATCGACTTCGAGAACTTCGTGACGATGTTCTGCAGCCCCTCGACGGGGTCGGATGAGCGGACGAAGACGGTGTTCAAGGAGTACGACAAG CTGAAGGAGCGTTACACAGACCCCGAAATCGAGCTGATGCTGTACCACGCGGACAAGGACAAGGACGGACATCTCACCTACGAGGAGTTTGAGGCCGTGCTCAAGAAGTACGGCCGCTGA
- the LOC127594420 gene encoding uncharacterized protein LOC127594420, whose translation MRACQWWSGDQASFYLNGGNRLLGSISLKRRISFEDLVQLMAASGKVKQLRVFNKLGSELREEDLRYLKDKDMLYLSRGEEFDRSNCLSEYEIEKVIGEGGFGKVMLGRHKVSGQRVAIKFLKTGNVSGSMDVGSIFKESEILRSLTHDNIVRVYNCQSLPDMQMFIIMEYLEGGELLSLLETRRLSEQECKIIFKQLVRAMDFCHQRGLIHRDLKLENLLLTRKDSLHIKVVDFGIAGVSSQFAAKEVDIGTLKYMAPEIFREKVKPGPNVDVWAAGIILFCLLFGELPFEGDNTHSLLESIERRKVLVRDELAKLVSREAVAILGRCLEKDWQKRAKMWDLMGDPWLEDVDIYDVIHQK comes from the coding sequence ATGCGCGCGTGCCAATGGTGGAGCGGTGACCAGGCGAGCTTCTACCTGAACGGGGGCAACCGGCTGCTGGGCAGCATCAGCCTAAAGCGGCGAATTTCCTTCGAAGACCTGGTGCAACTGATGGCTGCATCGGGCAAAGTCAAGCAACTGCGGGTTTTCAACAAGCTGGGGAGCGAACTGCGGGAGGAGGACTTGCGGTATTTGAAGGACAAGGATATGCTCTACCTGTCGCGCGGGGAGGAGTTCGACCGCAGCAACTGCCTCTCCGAATACGAGATCGAAAAGGTGATCGGAGAAGGCGGGTTCGGCAAAGTCATGCTCGGGCGGCACAAAGTCTCTGGGCAGCGTGTGGCCATCAAGTTCCTGAAGACTGGCAACGTGAGCGGCAGCATGGACGTGGGCAGCATCTTCAAGGAAAGCGAAATCCTGCGCAGCCTCACCCACGACAACATCGTCAGGGTCTACAACTGCCAGTCCCTGCCCGACATGCAGATGTTCATCATCATGGAGTACCTCGAGGGCGGAGAGCTGTTGTCTCTGCTCGAGACTCGACGGCTCTCTGAGCAGGAGTGCAAAATCATCTTCAAGCAGCTGGTCCGAGCCATGGACTTCTGTCACCAGCGAGGCCTCATCCATCGAGATCTCAAGCTCGAGAACCTGCTGCTGACTCGCAAAGACAGCCTTCACATAAAAGTAGTCGATTTCGGCATCGCGGGGGTGTCGTCGCAGTTCGCAGCCAAGGAGGTGGACATAGGCACTCTCAAGTATATGGCGCCGGAAATCTTTCGGGAGAAGGTCAAGCCGGGCCCCAACGTGGACGTCTGGGCTGCAGGCATCATTCTCTTCTGCCTGCTGTTCGGTGAACTACCATTCGAAGGAGACAACACTCACAGCCTCCTTGAGTCTATCGAGCGGCGCAAGGTGCTGGTGCGGGACGAGCTGGCCAAGCTGGTATCGCGAGAGGCAGTGGCCATCCTGGGACGCTGCCTGGAAAAAGATTGGCAGAAGCGGGCGAAGATGTGGGACCTGATGGGCGACCCTTGGCTGGAGGACGTAGACATCTACGATGTTATTCACCAAAAGTGA